The Ananas comosus cultivar F153 linkage group 20, ASM154086v1, whole genome shotgun sequence region AGCTGTACTAGTGCTGCCTCAATAATTTTGGGAAAAAACTTTGCAACTGCTTTGGAAAGTAcccaattttatattattattattattattattattattatttttaagtaactTACTTTTCAATAATGACAAATAAAGAAACAAATCAACAAACTAATGAGCATGCTTTTATTGACATAATGATTGAACACAAAGTTGATGTTGACCTGCCTCCACCACATCAACCATGTATCATCTATCTATCCGCCATTCATTCTATTTTTACTATCAAACTCCGCAGCTCTCTAAGaaaactaaatatttaaatttaaaaaaataaatggtggGATTTAAATATCGAGATGGGATGAATGACAGACTCATTTCGTTGTAAAATAGACGTCTAGCTCCAGGATTGTGTTGCCCGTTGACAACATACGTCTTTCAGAGCTGATCAATTACATCAATCATAAATCCTTCAGTGATCTGCCATCAATCTCATTTCTTAGTTCTTACTATCAAACTCCAACTGACTCGAATAAAccaaatattaaagtaaaaatgcaCATATGGTAATTGTGATCAGCAGGATGACAAATTCACTTCGTAGCGACGTTGACGTCGATTTCGAAGATTGCTGCACTGATGGAGATTGCGTTATCGCCGCCGGTGTTGTTGATGGCGCGAGTCTTCCAGAGCTGATCAACCACATCAATCATGAATCATTCAGTGATCTGCCGTTAGTCCTAGTTCTTACAAGTACGAgaaaatgttaaaataaaaaaaaaaaagaataggtGGTAAGGTTCGAAAAGCGAGATGGGAGGGATAACAAATTCACTATGTTGTGACGTAGACGTCGAGCTCCAGGACTCCGTCACCGTTGGTGGCGTTGCCGTCGTACGTCTTCCAAAGCACGTACCCACGGGCCATCCGAAACTGCCCGGTTCCGCCGACAACCGACAGCTCCCTGACAGGTGCCGCGATCGGGTCGCGCCCCTGAACGGACACCACGCTGCCGTTATACGGCCCGTCGGCGGCCAGCACGAAGTTGACCGACACGAGCAACGACGCCTCCTGAAATGCAGTTGACATGTAGAACCCCTGGGCTCGGCCGATGGGCTTCGACGAGAGCTCGGGGCCCTCCGTCAAGGCGTCGTCGATCGCGATGAGGTTACCGAAGTTGACTCCGGGGACGGACGACAGCGCGACGGGGCCCTTGACGATCTCGATGGCGGTCGGGTTCGACCCGCCGAGGATGTCGTGCATGTAGAAGTGCAGGTGGGTCATGTTGTCGTCGGCGGTGACGACTTTTGTCGTAAACGCAACGgcaacggcggcggcgaagaGGAAGAGcaagaggtggtggtggtggtggtggcatACGAAGGAACATAGAGAAGCCATAATAGAGAAATGTGAGGCAGTGCTTCACAGGTAATTGGGTGAGAGTGCTTGTGCTTTAataagtataataatatatggaAAATCAATACTTGGAGTTGTTGTGAGATAGCACCTTCTCCAAATTGCATACACATGATGCATAAATAAAGTAGGAGCAGTTGAATGTACAAATGGTTAACTACCATTTTTCCTTGGTGTATACACAGGAATCTTTGGTGAACTACTACTACTTACACTAATAgccattttgcattaaaaacaatttactaattttatacttttacaaaaacggATCGAGGAGACTgattaaaatattcttattttttttctccactcctcttctcctccaccaACCTCCTCTACCACACCCTTGTGTCGACGCCGCGTTGCTTTCTCCTATCTCGCCCATACCTCCGTTGTCGTTGGAGTTGTTGTGCGACAACATCATCTCCCTCTATACCTCTAGACACATAATTTTAGGATGATGCATTGAAAAATGAGGAATAGTTGAAGGTACAAGTAGTTACTATTTTTCTTTGGTGTATGCACAAGAATCTATGGTGAACTACTGCTTACATTAATAAGAGCcttttttgcattaaaaaatagtactgatacatttttgcaaaaatgaaatcattttttttattttatagattgagactaaatttttttaaagctgaccaaaatatttctattctcttttttatttttttctttctctttcctacCACTGACCaagaaattataattaagtactggttctaaaataaatttagagcaATAATGCACATTGTCTATTTGCAAGttaagccctttttttttttaactgatcAAAGCACTGATAAATTATTGTTTGGATAGAATTATCTAACAAAATTCTACAGAACTCGAAAGAATAAGCTTCAAAATAGAACTTCTACTTTCGCCAATAATCATCTCAAACGGTAAAAAACCATGAATTTTGCAGATTTATAGGGTGAAAAGATTGTTTCAGAAACAAAGCCAGATAAGCACTAATGCCGCAAAGTGTGTACAAGAGAttcataaaattaattgaaaatctCCAATGGTAATAAATGAAATTTAGAACCTAATAAGTCATATATATGTTTGCAAGAATTCGAAAATTCTGAAACAATTTAAAACTCTAATTTTAATAGAATAAGTACTACAAGAGGCTATAATTAATGTAGCAACTCATTAAAGATTAAGATTATGAAAGGCTACACAGCTACGCAGTaatagaaaagcaaaaaaagaaaactaagatTCACAGAGAACGTCGCGATAATGAGGGGGGTAAAAAACAACCTAGCATTAGATCATCATCATTGTTAAGAAACTTTCattctaatataaatatttgaaggAAAAAGATGCTGGAGGGGAAATTGTGTTTGAAATAACCATGCTTTTTggaaggagttttttttttcactcttgcGTTCGCATCGACTCATTTTCCGCTTTTTTGCTCTTG contains the following coding sequences:
- the LOC109725545 gene encoding dirigent protein 21-like encodes the protein MASLCSFVCHHHHHHLLLFLFAAAVAVAFTTKVVTADDNMTHLHFYMHDILGGSNPTAIEIVKGPVALSSVPGVNFGNLIAIDDALTEGPELSSKPIGRAQGFYMSTAFQEASLLVSVNFVLAADGPYNGSVVSVQGRDPIAAPVRELSVVGGTGQFRMARGYVLWKTYDGNATNGDGVLELDVYVTTYSGRLAPSTTPAAITQSPSVQQSSKSTSTSLRSEFVILLITITICAFLL